In the genome of Mercurialis annua linkage group LG8, ddMerAnnu1.2, whole genome shotgun sequence, the window ATTTCTATCTCTGGTTGCGGAAAGATGAACGGTGATGTATGTGTCCAAGAAAGGAGAAGTAGTTGGCTTATTAAGAGATGGTcggagaattaaaaaaattgcagCGCCGATTGTTATTGAAAGGTGAACGACCATGGAATATGGCAGAGAGTGGTGTTGGGGTGAAATCAAAGAGAAGGTTGGTTAGAATGAAAACCAAATGGTGGGGTCCACATGTTTAACATGTAGTAAAAAAGAGAGGAGTTAGTTGATGACATGGATAATCAAAAGAGCAATTTAGCTCCGTTAGTTAACAGAAAGAGAGAGTGTCATGCAATTGCCAATTTCTGTCCACTAAAGGACCTTAAAGTAAGAATTATGAGAAGTACAGGGATCCGGACGTAACAAACTTTGGAGTAAGGACCTTTCGAACAAAACCGATAAAGTAGAAGGGCTTCCGCATGGGTTTTGCCTTTTTCGAAATGTATTATAGAAACTTTTATAAAGATTTTTGACAAATTGTTAAgtatttcatataatttttttaacaaaacacTAGTATAATTATTTTCAGAACTTCCTAATAGTTTCATGACTGTTTCATCAAATGCTAACAGCAGAACTATTTTCTGCTTCTCAGTATTGTGCTTCAGTTTGTGCTTCTCAGTTGTGATCCAAGTAACTTCGAGATTCAACCAATCCAATTCATTCCTTATGAGCTAAGTTTCCTTGATCCAAGTGAATCAAGATGCAGCTTATCAAACAAGAAAAAATTTATTGAGTTAGTTATTCTCCAGCTTATATATGTTAGTTAAGATTGAACCAATATAATAGTGACATGTGAACAGAGTTTGTTAAATATGTTTGTTAGTTAAGATTTAACCAATATAATAGTGACATGTGTACAGAGTTTGTTAAATATGTTATACTGCCTTGTAGTATAAAAGGCATGAGGTTGTAATCTGTTTTTCCCTAATGATAATGTTGTTTTTCAATTCTATTCTCTGAAATCttgatatggtatcagagcattatCATTGAcagttattttttctttctcaaatTTTCCTGAGAAACAAACACTCTTACCCATTCATTTTTTTCTCACCTGATTCTTTTGATATGATCGATTGTTGATTATGACTGCCAATGTTTCTGCAAATGCATGGAGACAAGAAGAAAATCCTTCAAGTCTCTTCTACATACATCCAAACGAGACTCCAGCTCTTGTTTTGGTCACTCCTGTTTTGAATGGCCAGAATTTTCATTCCTGGTCCAGATCAATGAAAAGATCTTTATTAGCTAAGAACAAAATGAAGATCATAGATGGTACAATTCCAATTCCTAGCAAGGATAATCCATTATAGTCAATGTGGGAGAGAAGCAATAATTTGGTTATGTCATGGATCCAAAATTCTGTTTCCTTACCTATCAGTAAGAGCATTGAATGGATTGATTTAGCTTTTGAGGCCTGGCTTGATCTTGAATCAAGATTTTCACAAGGTGATGTGTATAGGGTATTAGACATACAAGAAGAACTCAGTGGATTTAAGCAGAATACTCTTACTGTTGTGGAATATTATACTCACTTAAAGGAAATGTGGGATGAATTGACAAACCTAAGACCATTATCTGTTTGCAGCTGTGATCCACAATGCAAGTGTGGAATTTATGAGAAGATAAAGAAATATAGAGACAATGATGCTgtgataaattttttgaaaggCCTTAATGAGAATTTTGATACAATCAGATCTCAGAGTTTGATAATGGATCCATTACCATCAATTAACAAAACTTTCTCACTTGCTTCCCAACATGAAAGGCAAAATGGAAgtacattaaaaaattacagaaCCGATTGCTTTTTATAACAAGGTGGATGAGTGTACTGAGACTCCAAAGAATCAGAATAATGGTTCTCACAATAGTTatcaaaagaaaggaaataGTTTCTCAAACTACAAGAAGTTTCTAAGAACTAGTAACTTGAAATGTGTATATTGTGGTAATGGAGGACATATAGTTGATAGATGCTATAAAAAGCATGGCTGCCCTTTTGGATTCAATTCTGGATTCAAAGGCAAAGGGAAATCTCAGCACAATTCTTATGCAAATCAAGTGGAGCATGCTGAAGAGGATAACACCAGTAATGACCATACTGAAAATTATGTTGGATCAGTCTCAAATGAGAATTTTACTGTTAATAATCCTATGCAGTTAACTCAGGATCAGTACTCTCGGCTAATGAAGTTGCTGTATCAGTCCAACATTTCACCACCAATGATTAACACAGTCTCAACAACTTTTGCTCCCACAGGAAGTACATCAGGTAAGATTTCTTTATCATGTTTTGATAAATGTGCTTCACAAAAGGAAAAATGGATTGTTGATAGTGGTGCAACAGACCATATAATCTGTTCtttggattatttttcaaattataaaatggtTTCAAATTGTTTTGTTCATTTTCCTAACAACCAAAAGGCTTAGGTTACACATATGGGTACAGTTAAACTTTCAAAAACTTTCATTCTTCATAAAGTCCTCTATGTCCCAGCTTTCTCTTTTAATCTGATTTCTGCTAGCCAACTAACAGATTCAAAACAACATTTTGTCCTCCTATATTCTGATAATTGTTTCATCCAGGACATTCAAAGTCAGATGATGATTAGTTTAGCTAAGAAGATCAATGGATTATACTTCTTGGAACAACCTCATTTCTCACCTTCAAAAATCACAGCAGATGCTGCTCAGTCTTTTTCTTCTCATATTGAAGCTTTTGCATATTCTTTAATTCCTTCCATTGACTCCTCTCAATTGCGGCACTACAAATTAGGCCACCTTTTAGATTTTAGATTAGATATTTTACATTCAGTTGATCCTAGTATAAGAAAACCAAAGTTTGATCATTGTAAAATCTGTCATTTAGCTAAGCAAAGGAAATTGTCAATTTCCAATTAACACATCTATTGTAAACAACACTTTTGATCTAATACATATGGATATATGGGGTCCTTTCAAAATCACTTCTCATTATGGTCACAGATATTTCTTATCAATTGTAGATGATAAATCCAGATATACATGGATTTTCATGCTAAAGTTAAAATGTACAGTTAAAAGTTCAAAATTTCATTGCTTTTGTAGAAAGACAATTCAATGCAAAAATCAAATGCATTCAAAGTGATAATGGTCTTGAGTTCAGTATGCCTCATTTTTATCAAGCCAAAGGCATAATCCATCAAACAAATTGTGTGTACACACCCCAACAAAACAATGTTGTTGAGAGAAAACATCAACACATCCTTAATGTAGCTAGAGCATTACTTTTTCAGTCTTCTATTCCTCTTACTTTCTGGTCAGACTGCATTATGCATGCTGCCTATCTTATAAATAGGACACCTTCCCCAGTCATTGATAATAATACTCCTTACTTTCTGCTCTTTAACAAGGTACCAACATTCACAAATCTAAAGACTTTTTTGGTTGTCTGGCATATGTTAGCACACTAGA includes:
- the LOC126661952 gene encoding uncharacterized protein LOC126661952 yields the protein MWERSNNLVMSWIQNSVSLPISKSIEWIDLAFEAWLDLESRFSQGDVYRVLDIQEELSGFKQNTLTVVEYYTHLKEMWDELTNLRPLSVCSCDPQCKCGIYEKIKKYRDNDAVINFLKGLNENFDTIRSQKPIAFYNKVDECTETPKNQNNGSHNSYQKKGNSFSNYKKFLRTSNLKCVYCGNGGHIVDRCYKKHGCPFGFNSGFKGKGKSQHNSYANQVEHAEEDNTSNDHTENYVGSVSNENFTVNNPMQLTQDQYSRLMKLLYQSNISPPMINTVSTTFAPTGSTSGKISLSCFDKCASQKEKWIVDSGATDHIICSLDYFSNYKMVSNCFVHFPNNQKA